In Oncorhynchus gorbuscha isolate QuinsamMale2020 ecotype Even-year linkage group LG02, OgorEven_v1.0, whole genome shotgun sequence, a single genomic region encodes these proteins:
- the LOC124006293 gene encoding glycogen phosphorylase, muscle form-like, whose translation MSKPLSDHDRKKQISVRGLAGVENVAELKLAFNRHLHFTLVKDRNVASKRDYYFALANTVRDHLVGRWIRTQQYYYEKDPKRVYYISLEFYMGRTLQNTMVNLALENACDEAVYQLGLDMEELEDMEEDAGLGNGGLGRLAACFLDSMASLGLAAYGYGIRYEFGIFNQKIVKGWQVEEADDWLRYGNPWEKARPEYMRPVKFYGRTEHTPDGVKWVDTQVVLALPYDTPIPGYRNNIVNTMRLWSAKAPCDFNLKDFNVGGYIQAVLDRNLCENISRVLYPNDNFFEGKELRLKQEYFVVAATLQDIVRRFKASKFGSREIVRTDFAFLPNKVAIQLNDTHPAMAIPELMRVLVDEEKLDWDKAWDVCVRTCAYTNHTVLPEALERWPIDLFQHLLPRHLEIIFEINRRFLQYVASKFPGDNDRLRRMSLIEEGDCKKVNMAHLCIVGSHAVNGVARIHSEILIATLFKDFYELDPHKFQNKTNGITPRRWLVMCNPGLAEVIAERIGEEFVRDLDQLKKLLKFINDDAFIRDIAKIKQENKLKFAVHLEEHYKVKINPQSMFDFQVKRIHEYKRQLLNCLHMITYYNRIKKEPNKHWTPRTIMVGGKAAPGYHTAKMIIRLITAIGEVVNHDPVIGDRLKVIFLENYRVTLAEKAIPSADLSEQISTAGTEASGTGNMKFMLNGALTIGTMDGANVEMAEEAGEKNLFIFGMRVEDVDAMDAGKGYHASEYYNRIPELKQAMDQIAGGFFSHKQPDLFKELVDLLMHHDRFKVFADYEAYIKCQDKVNELYKNPKEWTKMVIHNIAGCGKFSSDRTISQYAREIWGVEPSLEKIPAPDEQLK comes from the exons CGTGTGTACTACATCTCCCTGGAGTTCTACATGGGCCGCACCCTGCAGAACACCATGGTGAACCTGGCACTGGAAAACGCCTGTGATGAGGCCGTATACCAG CTGGGTCTGGACATGGAGGAGCTGGAGGACATGGAGGAGGACGCAGGCCTGGGAAACGGTGGTCTTGGACGCCTTGCCG CATGCTTCCTGGACTCTATGGCTTCTCTGGGTCTGGCTGCGTATGGATACGGTATCCGCTATGAGTTTGGCATCTTTAACCAGAAGATCGTCAAAGGATGGCAG GTTGAGGAGGCTGATGATTGGCTGCGTTACGGCAACCCCTGGGAGAAGGCCCGACCCGAGTACATGCGCCCCGTCAAGTTCTATGGCAGAACCGAGCACACCCCAGATGGTGTGAAATGGGTTGACACTCAG GTCGTGTTGGCTCTGCCATATGACACCCCTATCCCCGGGTACAGAAACAACATTGTCAACACCATGAGACTGTGGTCTGCAAAGGCCCCATGCGACTTCAACCTGAAAGACT TCAACGTTGGTGGGTACATTCAGGCTGTGTTGGACAGAAACTTATGCGAGAACATTTCCCGTGTGCTGTACCCCAATGATAAT TTCTTTGAGGGCAAGGAGCTGCGGCTGAAGCAGGAGTACTTTGTGGTGGCCGCCACCCTTCAGGACATCGTCCGTCGTTTCAAGGCATCCAAGTTTGGCTCCAGAGAGATCGTCCGCACAGACTTCGCCTTTCTGCCCAACAAA GTTGCCATCCAGCTGAATGACACTCACCCTGCCATGGCCATTCCTGAGCTGATGAGGGTACTGGTTGATGAGGAGAAGCTGGATTGGGACAAG GCCTGGGACGTGTGTGTCCGTACCTGTGCCTACACAAACCACACCGTGCTGCCTGAGGCCCTGGAGCGCTGGCCCATTGACCTGTTCCAACACCTGCTGCCCCGTCACCTGGAGATCATCTTCGAGATCAATCGTCGCTTCCTGCAG TACGTTGCCTCTAAGTTCCCTGGCGACAACGACCGTCTGCGCCgcatgtccctgattgaggagGGCGATTGCAAGAAAGTCAACATGGCTCATCTGTGTATCGTTGGATCCCATGCTGTCAACGGCGTAGCCCGCATCCACTCGGAGATCCTCATCGCCACTCT GTTCAAGGACTTTTATGAGTTGGACCCACACAAGTTCCAGAACAAGACCAATGGCATCACCCCCCGTCGCTGGCTGGTTATGTGCAACCCTGGCTTGGCTGAGGTCATCGCAGAG AGAATTGGAGAGGAGTTTGTCCGTGACCTCGACCAGCTGAAGAAACTGCTGAAGTTCATTAATGATGATGCTTTCATCCGTGACATCGCCAAAATCAAGCAG GAGAACAAGCTGAAGTTCGCTGTGCACCTGGAGGAGCACTACAAGGTCAAGATCAACCCCCAGTCCATGTTTGACTTTCAAGTCAAAAGAATCCACGAGTACAAGAGACAGCTGCTCAACTGTCTGCACATGATCACCTACTACAACC GTATCAAGAAGGAACCAAACAAGCACTGGACCCCAAGAACCATCATGGTCGGAGGAAAG GCTGCCCCAGGATACCACACAGCCAAGATGATCATCCGTCTCATCACAGCTATCGGTGAGGTTGTCAACCACGACCCCGTGATCGGCGACCGCCTCAAAGTCATCTTCTTGGAGAACTACAGAGTTACCCTGGCTGAGAAAG CCATCCCCTCTGCTGACCTGTCTGAGCAGATCTCTACAGCTGGCACAGAGGCCTCTGGCACTGGCAACATGAAGTTCATGCTGAACGGCGCTCTGACCATCGGCACCATGGACGGAGCCAACGTGGAGATGGCCGAGGAGGCCGGAGAGAAGAACCTCTTCATCTTCGGCATGAGGGTGGAGGATGTGGACGCAATGGACGCCGGCAAAGG ATACCACGCCTCTGAGTACTACAACCGTATTCCTGAGCTGAAACAGGCCATGGACCAGATCGCTGGTGGCTTCTTCAGCCATAAGCAGCCAGACCTCTTCAAGGAACTTGTGGACCTGCTGATGCACCACGACag GTTCAAGGTGTTTGCTGACTACGAAGCCTACATCAAGTGTCAGGACAAGGTCAACGAACTGTACAAG AATCCCAAGGAATGGACCAAGATGGTGATCCATAACATTGCAGGCTGTGGTAAATTCTCCAGCGACCGCACCATTTCCCAGTACGCCCGGGAGATCTGGGGCGTGGAGCCCAGCCTGGAGAAGATCCCTGCCCCCGACGAGCAACTCAAATAA
- the LOC123993547 gene encoding cytochrome c oxidase subunit 8B, mitochondrial-like, which translates to MSGLIRTISTRTAPALRGPMITQRASVFTRPAKDPLGPTETVIGLGMFAVAILGPSGWVLANIENYKKKE; encoded by the exons ATGTCTGGGCTCATCAGAACTATTTCAACCCGCACTGCTCCAGCTCTGCGCGGGCCTATGATTACCCAGAGGGCCAGTGTCTTCACCAGACCGGCTAAAGACCCTCTCGGCCCTACT GAGACGGTCATCGGACTGGGGATGTTCGCAGTGGCTATCCTGGGACCTTCCGGTTGGGTTCTCGCCAACATTGAGAACTACAAGAAGAAAGAATAA